A part of Lacinutrix sp. 5H-3-7-4 genomic DNA contains:
- the rplI gene encoding 50S ribosomal protein L9, with protein sequence MELILKQDVENLGFKDDVVTVKNGYGRNFLIPTGHAVLATASAKKVLAENLKQRAFKDKKLIEEANATIDALKQLDIKIAAKATEGASAGDKLFGSVTKLDLVEAFEKEGHTIDKKFISITGGNIKRLGQYNATVRLHREATAEIDFEVVAKS encoded by the coding sequence ATGGAACTTATATTAAAACAAGACGTTGAAAATTTAGGATTTAAAGACGATGTTGTAACGGTTAAGAACGGTTATGGTAGAAACTTTTTAATTCCTACAGGTCACGCAGTATTAGCAACAGCTTCTGCAAAGAAGGTTTTAGCTGAAAACTTAAAACAGCGTGCCTTTAAAGACAAAAAATTAATTGAAGAAGCAAACGCTACAATTGATGCTTTAAAACAATTAGATATTAAAATTGCAGCAAAAGCTACAGAAGGAGCTTCAGCTGGAGATAAATTATTTGGATCTGTAACTAAATTAGATTTAGTAGAAGCTTTTGAAAAAGAAGGGCACACAATAGACAAAAAATTCATCTCTATTACTGGAGGTAATATTAAGCGTTTAGGGCAATACAATGCTACAGTACGTTTACATAGAGAAGCAACAGCAGAAATTGATTTTGAAGTTGTAGCTAAATCTTAA
- a CDS encoding DUF6495 family protein, producing MKYSRLTKEQFEELHQEFINFLATQSITADEWQDIKTNKPEVAEQELDVFSDLVWEGVLNKTKYLEHISPKDIHLFSLNEDHMHLIGIKVKEEVDLTTTDGFNWLRSNLMHDNVEFVQAKKDYSEDKNLDKFTLIQQGSNITKGELYEYMFKLIN from the coding sequence ATGAAATATTCTAGACTTACAAAAGAGCAATTTGAAGAATTACACCAAGAATTTATAAACTTTTTAGCAACGCAATCTATCACTGCCGATGAGTGGCAGGATATAAAAACAAATAAGCCAGAAGTTGCAGAGCAAGAATTAGATGTATTTAGTGATTTAGTTTGGGAAGGCGTTTTAAATAAAACTAAGTATTTAGAGCATATTTCACCTAAAGATATTCACTTGTTTTCTTTAAATGAAGATCACATGCATTTAATAGGCATAAAAGTTAAAGAAGAAGTAGACTTAACAACAACAGATGGTTTTAATTGGCTTAGAAGCAATTTAATGCACGATAATGTAGAATTTGTGCAAGCTAAAAAAGACTATAGCGAAGATAAAAACTTAGATAAATTTACACTTATACAGCAAGGCTCTAATATTACAAAAGGAGAATTGTATGAGTATATGTTTAAACTTATAAATTAA
- a CDS encoding T9SS type A sorting domain-containing protein, which yields MNNSTLKHSLLTIFLFSLCYTVFAQSNTETDQRLKIRLGFNSVDNFHRQLLVTEDSNATSGIDFGYDAELYENFQNDMYWLINDIRFVSQGVDVIDFNTVLPIGLHTQSGISTILIDEILNAPDSLGVSVYDKVTDKYHDITNNDGFSIDLAAGSYLDRFELRFFNTNEVNNSEDVEEEEDDEEDDNSSEDEETEESEETDENDENDDEEEENDDEDNDEEDNDEDEDTTDEPEIDVTTPGGNKIALYYINSTKTIIIENENKHEVESVYIYTLNGKLKVKYNALSKQENTTIETNNLPAGNYIIIANTAVGKLMKKVSIN from the coding sequence ATGAATAACTCTACGCTAAAACATTCGCTATTAACCATATTTTTATTTTCCCTTTGCTATACTGTTTTCGCTCAGTCTAACACAGAAACCGACCAAAGATTAAAAATAAGATTAGGATTTAATTCTGTCGACAATTTTCATAGACAGTTACTTGTAACAGAAGATAGTAACGCTACATCTGGAATAGATTTTGGTTATGATGCCGAATTATATGAGAATTTTCAAAACGATATGTATTGGTTAATAAACGATATCAGGTTTGTAAGTCAAGGTGTAGATGTTATAGATTTTAACACCGTTTTACCTATAGGTTTACATACACAGTCTGGAATTAGCACAATTTTAATAGACGAAATTTTAAATGCTCCAGATAGTTTAGGTGTTTCAGTTTACGATAAAGTAACAGACAAATATCATGATATTACAAATAATGACGGATTCTCTATAGATTTAGCTGCGGGATCATATTTAGACCGTTTTGAGTTAAGGTTTTTTAATACGAATGAAGTAAATAATAGTGAAGATGTAGAAGAAGAAGAAGATGATGAAGAAGATGACAACAGTAGCGAAGACGAAGAAACTGAAGAAAGTGAGGAAACAGATGAGAATGATGAAAATGATGACGAGGAAGAAGAAAATGATGATGAAGATAATGATGAAGAAGATAATGATGAAGATGAAGATACAACCGATGAACCTGAAATAGACGTTACAACACCAGGTGGTAATAAAATAGCTTTATATTATATAAATAGTACTAAAACTATTATTATAGAAAACGAAAATAAACATGAAGTAGAATCTGTTTATATCTACACGCTTAATGGTAAATTAAAAGTAAAATATAACGCTTTAAGCAAACAAGAAAACACAACAATTGAAACTAATAATTTACCTGCTGGTAATTACATAATTATAGCTAATACAGCTGTTGGAAAACTTATGAAAAAGGTTAGTATTAACTAA
- a CDS encoding glycerophosphodiester phosphodiesterase family protein, with protein sequence MKNLYFLILFALIISCKNTEKETVVKTEVEEQTEKKSILLETFKYNPNAKPVISVHRGGKSIKKFPENCLETLQYVNDSIPAIYEIDVAKTKDGKLVLLHDNTLERTTTGTGKLTDYTYNELKVFNLEDDFGNETTFKIPLFAKVLNWAKTNNVVLTVDIKRSVAVEQVIDEIRKEQAEDVCVIITYDLKQSQKAYNYAPEFLLSVSARNEKELDWLIHSNIPTENMLAFTGTRLSANEFYKKVHSYGIKTILGTLGNLDNQAAAKGDKMYQEWREKGIDIFATDRPFATAKALNITK encoded by the coding sequence ATGAAAAATTTATACTTTTTAATATTATTCGCCTTAATAATTTCTTGTAAAAACACAGAGAAAGAAACTGTTGTTAAAACTGAAGTTGAAGAACAAACAGAAAAAAAATCTATTTTATTAGAAACCTTTAAGTATAACCCAAATGCTAAACCAGTAATAAGTGTACATCGTGGAGGAAAAAGTATAAAAAAATTTCCGGAAAATTGCTTAGAAACTTTGCAATACGTAAACGATAGTATTCCTGCCATTTATGAAATAGACGTAGCTAAAACTAAAGATGGTAAGTTAGTTTTATTGCACGATAATACTTTAGAACGAACAACAACAGGAACAGGAAAATTAACAGATTATACATACAACGAATTAAAAGTATTTAATTTAGAAGATGATTTTGGAAATGAAACAACATTTAAAATCCCATTATTTGCTAAGGTTTTAAATTGGGCAAAAACAAATAATGTTGTTTTAACCGTAGATATTAAAAGAAGTGTAGCTGTAGAGCAGGTAATAGATGAAATTAGAAAAGAACAAGCAGAAGATGTTTGTGTAATTATTACTTACGATTTAAAACAATCTCAAAAAGCATATAACTATGCACCAGAATTTTTACTATCTGTTTCTGCTAGAAATGAAAAAGAATTAGATTGGTTAATACACTCAAACATACCAACAGAAAATATGCTAGCCTTTACAGGAACACGTTTATCTGCTAATGAATTTTATAAAAAAGTACATTCTTACGGTATAAAAACAATTTTAGGAACATTAGGAAATTTAGACAATCAAGCAGCAGCTAAAGGCGATAAAATGTATCAAGAATGGAGAGAAAAAGGTATCGACATTTTTGCTACAGATAGACCTTTTGCAACAGCCAAAGCATTAAACATTACAAAATAA
- the hisS gene encoding histidine--tRNA ligase, whose translation MAQKPSIPKGTRDFNPEQVAKRNYIFSTIKSQFETFGFQPIETPSFENSDTLMGKYGEEGDRLIFKILNSGDYLSKVNDDLYAEKNSNKVTPKISEKALRYDLTVPFARYVVQHQNDIEFPFKRYQMQPVWRADRPQKGRFREFYQCDADVVGSDSLWQEVEFVQLYDNVFTALGLKGTTININNRKILSGIAEVIGASDKLIDFTVALDKLDKIGEEKVKEEMLSKAIPQSGIDKLQPLFSLAGSFDAQIESLKDILSTSEEGKKGIEELEFINNAINTLGLKSAKLQLDVTLARGLNYYTGAIFEVSAPKGVKMGSIGGGGRYDDLTGIFGLKNVSGVGISFGLDRIYLVIEELGLFPETITKSTEVLFINFGDNEALFSLKAIKFLRENGVNAELYPDKITNGKHMKKQMNYANKRNIPFVVLVGEEEMNSEAYTLKNMNTGDQTKLDLSALIKAVK comes from the coding sequence ATGGCACAAAAACCAAGCATACCAAAAGGAACACGAGATTTTAACCCAGAACAAGTTGCAAAACGTAACTATATTTTTAGTACAATAAAATCGCAATTTGAAACCTTTGGTTTTCAGCCAATAGAAACACCAAGTTTTGAAAATAGCGATACGCTAATGGGAAAATACGGTGAAGAAGGTGACCGTTTAATATTTAAAATATTAAATAGTGGTGATTATTTATCTAAAGTAAATGACGACTTATATGCTGAAAAAAACTCGAATAAAGTAACTCCAAAAATATCAGAAAAAGCTTTACGTTACGATTTAACAGTGCCATTTGCACGTTACGTTGTACAACACCAAAACGATATTGAGTTCCCTTTTAAACGTTACCAAATGCAGCCAGTTTGGCGAGCAGATAGACCACAAAAAGGACGTTTTAGAGAGTTTTACCAATGTGATGCAGATGTTGTTGGTAGTGATTCATTATGGCAGGAAGTAGAATTTGTACAGCTGTACGATAATGTATTTACAGCTTTAGGTTTAAAAGGCACAACTATAAATATTAACAACCGCAAAATATTATCTGGAATAGCAGAAGTTATTGGCGCAAGTGATAAGCTAATAGATTTTACAGTCGCTTTAGATAAGTTAGACAAAATAGGAGAGGAGAAAGTTAAAGAAGAAATGTTAAGTAAAGCTATACCGCAGAGCGGAATAGATAAACTACAACCATTGTTCTCTTTAGCAGGAAGTTTCGATGCCCAAATTGAAAGTTTAAAAGATATTTTAAGTACTTCTGAAGAAGGAAAAAAAGGTATTGAAGAATTAGAATTTATAAATAATGCAATTAATACGCTTGGTTTAAAATCTGCAAAATTACAGCTAGATGTTACGCTAGCAAGAGGTTTAAATTATTATACGGGCGCAATTTTTGAGGTTTCTGCACCAAAAGGTGTTAAAATGGGATCCATTGGTGGTGGTGGAAGATACGATGATTTAACTGGTATCTTTGGTTTGAAAAATGTAAGCGGTGTAGGTATTAGTTTTGGTTTAGATCGTATTTATTTAGTGATAGAGGAATTAGGTTTATTTCCAGAAACTATTACAAAAAGTACAGAAGTTTTATTTATAAACTTTGGTGATAACGAAGCGCTTTTTAGTTTAAAAGCTATTAAATTTTTAAGAGAAAATGGCGTGAACGCAGAGTTGTATCCAGATAAAATTACTAATGGTAAGCATATGAAAAAACAAATGAATTACGCTAACAAACGTAATATTCCATTTGTAGTTTTAGTGGGTGAAGAGGAAATGAATAGTGAGGCTTATACTTTAAAAAACATGAACACTGGAGATCAAACAAAATTAGATTTAAGTGCTTTAATTAAAGCTGTAAAATAA
- a CDS encoding carboxypeptidase regulatory-like domain-containing protein, producing the protein MKKHSITFLLMFFVAFAFAQVTTSNIKGLILDETNQPLPGANVVAVHTPTGTKYGSATNFDGRFNLLNLRVGGPYKITISYVGYKEQVYSDVYLTLGKTQNIDIALSPDSQALDTVVITGTGGTGTFGSDRTGAETSVGRRELTALPTISRSAADFTRLEPSASGNSFGGRNDQFNNFSLDGAVFGNPFGLDAATVGGQTDAQPISLDAIDQIQVSLAPYDVTQSGFTGAAVNAVTKSGTNEFHGTVYGFFRNEDLTGGEINGDEVFKADLEQTQYGLSIGGPVIKNKLFFFANFEKDDRTDLGSPFSPNRGTGAVNESIVDVNDLNAVSDALLNLGYNPGRYEGFNYDSNSTKGIFKLDWNINDNNRLAVIYNFLDASKEKPAHPTAIGVRGPSFRTLQFENSGYEINNKLNSFQVELNSTLPGDMTNKLQFGYTHFDDFRNPLSGPAPVITIQDGAGSNYIIAGHEPFSINNKLDQKVLQLTNNLNIVRGDHTFTVGFNFEKFKFKNSFNLVNYESFNFGIFPYYGLFSPYPDVQTFLDNAQPGGVVDQYLTATQNAFNQFNANGDGNDGGWKLAELNVGQLAFYLQDEWNVSDKLKLTYGIRFDKPLYFNTSELIQKYINTENGATRDNSVSYFNPNTNEEVTLESTQLPDNKPLISPRVGFNYDVKGDNTFQVRGGTGLFTGRFPFVWLGNQVSGADDGFFQIIDPEYKWPQVWRTNIGGDYKFENGLIMTADVSYTKDINGAHVQNWGLRNPSETLNAPGDNRPVYADSDKGNNAYVFTNSDKGRIWNFTVKAQKTFGRGFYTSLAYNYLDSKDVNSIEAEITGDAFDFNQVSGNANDDVLSFSKYGDKHRFIGVASKKFTYGNDKWSTTLSTFFEYAQGGRFSYTYAGNINNDSSGQNNDLLYVPTPAEVQQMQFSGTPAEQATQAANYEAYIQQDDYLSDRRGDYSERYGALAPWRGKWDVKLLQDYKFNVGDGKTNTIQFSVDVLNIGNLLNSDWGVVQIPNNVSPISVNLDQSTNTPTYTFNESNQETFGYDSSLLSRWQAQFGVRYIF; encoded by the coding sequence ATGAAAAAACATTCTATTACTTTTTTGCTAATGTTTTTTGTAGCCTTTGCATTTGCTCAAGTTACAACGTCAAACATTAAAGGTCTTATTCTTGATGAGACCAATCAACCATTGCCAGGTGCTAATGTAGTTGCTGTACATACACCAACAGGAACTAAATATGGTTCTGCAACAAATTTTGATGGTCGTTTTAATCTACTTAATTTAAGAGTTGGTGGACCATACAAAATAACAATTAGTTATGTAGGCTATAAAGAGCAAGTTTATAGCGATGTTTATTTAACACTAGGAAAAACGCAAAATATTGATATTGCTTTATCGCCAGATAGTCAAGCTTTAGATACTGTAGTTATTACAGGAACAGGTGGAACAGGAACTTTTGGTAGTGATCGTACAGGAGCAGAAACAAGTGTAGGTCGCCGAGAATTAACAGCTTTACCAACTATTTCTAGATCTGCAGCAGATTTTACAAGGCTGGAGCCTTCTGCATCTGGTAACTCTTTTGGAGGTAGAAACGACCAATTTAACAACTTTAGTTTAGATGGTGCTGTTTTTGGTAATCCATTTGGGTTAGACGCAGCAACTGTTGGAGGTCAAACAGATGCTCAACCAATCTCACTAGATGCTATAGATCAAATTCAAGTATCTTTAGCACCTTATGATGTTACACAATCTGGTTTTACAGGAGCAGCCGTAAACGCTGTAACAAAAAGTGGAACTAATGAATTTCATGGTACTGTGTATGGCTTTTTTAGAAATGAAGACTTAACAGGTGGAGAAATTAATGGAGATGAAGTTTTTAAAGCAGATTTAGAGCAAACGCAATACGGACTTAGTATTGGTGGTCCCGTAATTAAAAATAAATTATTCTTTTTCGCTAACTTTGAAAAAGATGATAGAACAGATTTAGGTTCTCCATTTTCTCCAAATAGAGGAACAGGAGCTGTAAACGAATCTATAGTTGATGTAAACGACTTAAATGCTGTTAGCGATGCATTATTAAATTTAGGATATAATCCTGGACGTTACGAAGGTTTTAATTACGATTCTAACTCAACAAAAGGTATTTTTAAATTAGATTGGAATATAAACGATAATAACCGTTTAGCAGTTATTTATAACTTTTTAGATGCTTCAAAAGAAAAACCAGCTCACCCAACAGCAATTGGTGTAAGAGGTCCAAGTTTTAGAACATTACAGTTTGAAAATTCTGGTTATGAAATTAATAACAAATTAAATTCTTTTCAAGTAGAATTAAATTCTACACTACCAGGAGACATGACTAATAAATTACAATTTGGTTATACTCATTTTGACGATTTTAGAAATCCGCTATCTGGACCAGCTCCAGTTATTACTATTCAAGATGGAGCAGGATCTAATTATATTATTGCTGGTCATGAGCCATTTTCTATTAACAATAAGTTAGATCAAAAAGTACTTCAGTTAACAAATAACTTAAATATTGTTAGAGGAGATCATACATTTACAGTAGGTTTTAATTTTGAGAAATTTAAATTTAAAAACTCATTTAACCTGGTTAACTATGAGTCTTTTAACTTTGGTATTTTTCCTTACTACGGTTTGTTTTCACCGTATCCAGATGTGCAAACGTTCTTAGATAATGCACAACCAGGCGGAGTTGTAGATCAATATTTAACAGCAACTCAAAATGCATTTAACCAATTTAATGCCAATGGCGATGGTAATGATGGTGGTTGGAAATTAGCAGAACTTAATGTTGGTCAATTAGCATTTTACCTTCAGGATGAATGGAATGTATCAGACAAGCTTAAATTAACTTATGGTATTCGTTTCGATAAACCATTATATTTTAATACTTCAGAGTTAATTCAAAAATATATAAATACAGAGAATGGAGCAACAAGAGACAACTCGGTATCATATTTTAACCCAAATACAAACGAAGAAGTAACATTAGAGTCTACTCAATTACCAGATAATAAACCATTAATCTCACCTAGAGTTGGTTTTAACTACGATGTTAAAGGAGATAACACATTCCAGGTTCGTGGTGGAACAGGATTATTTACAGGTCGTTTTCCTTTTGTTTGGTTAGGTAACCAAGTAAGTGGAGCAGATGATGGTTTCTTTCAAATAATCGATCCAGAATATAAATGGCCACAAGTTTGGAGAACAAATATTGGTGGTGATTATAAATTTGAAAACGGTTTAATCATGACGGCCGATGTATCTTATACTAAAGATATTAATGGAGCTCACGTACAAAACTGGGGATTACGTAATCCATCAGAAACTTTAAATGCACCAGGAGATAATAGACCTGTTTATGCAGATTCAGACAAAGGAAACAATGCTTATGTATTTACAAATTCAGACAAAGGTCGTATTTGGAATTTTACAGTAAAAGCACAAAAAACTTTTGGAAGAGGCTTTTATACAAGTTTAGCATATAACTATTTAGATTCTAAAGATGTAAACTCTATTGAAGCAGAAATTACTGGTGATGCTTTCGATTTTAATCAAGTATCTGGTAATGCAAACGACGATGTTTTAAGCTTCTCTAAATATGGAGATAAACATAGATTTATTGGTGTAGCAAGTAAGAAATTTACTTACGGTAACGATAAGTGGTCAACAACGTTATCTACATTCTTTGAGTATGCACAAGGTGGACGTTTTAGCTATACTTATGCAGGAAATATTAATAATGATAGTTCTGGGCAAAACAACGATTTACTTTATGTACCAACACCAGCAGAAGTTCAACAAATGCAATTTTCTGGTACACCAGCAGAACAAGCAACTCAAGCAGCTAATTACGAAGCTTATATACAGCAAGACGATTATTTAAGTGATAGAAGAGGTGATTACTCAGAGCGTTATGGCGCATTAGCACCATGGAGAGGAAAATGGGATGTAAAATTATTACAAGACTATAAATTTAATGTAGGCGATGGTAAAACAAATACAATTCAGTTTAGTGTAGATGTTTTAAACATTGGAAACCTATTAAATAGCGATTGGGGAGTTGTGCAAATACCTAATAACGTAAGCCCTATTTCAGTAAATTTAGACCAGAGTACAAACACACCAACTTATACTTTTAATGAGTCTAACCAAGAAACTTTTGGTTACGATTCATCATTATTATCAAGATGGCAAGCACAATTTGGAGTTCGTTATATTTTCTAA